In a single window of the Streptomyces sp. NBC_00094 genome:
- a CDS encoding SWF or SNF family helicase — translation MSGYGHGGDERTFEALPPAKGAAFTRTWWGRAWLKALEDTALDGQQLKAGRRHARAGAVGAVSVRPGRITAIVKDRDGTAHRSDVLVREFSEEEWERLLDLAVDSAGHIAALLEREMPPHLVEDAAVAGLDLLPGIGDLDPECGCEAWDHCPHTSALCYQVARLLDEDPFVLLLMRGRGERTLLDQLQERSARRAAVPSAPGGRAEAGPEGPGGLPGVSAAEAYAARDILPPLPAPAPAPSAPGEPPSLDTETEPEPGVDPTALEYLARDAAARAHRMLVAVLGAGGAPAVPDRGVSSAGGFGGPESVEPSLTVAQDAARLAAGSPESWIAARLAVGSGRTRAELDVATRAWRFGGSAALAVLEEEWTPDAETLARAAARLAEAWEDDERPVLRRTAGARWTVVGAEAQLRLGTDGRWWPYRKAGARWSPAGPADRDPASALAAALATDTAPAGGAGGSFGTTRAGGATGGGR, via the coding sequence GGGTACGGACACGGGGGCGACGAGCGGACCTTCGAGGCGCTGCCGCCCGCGAAGGGCGCGGCGTTCACCAGGACCTGGTGGGGCCGGGCGTGGCTCAAGGCGCTGGAGGACACGGCGCTCGACGGCCAGCAGCTCAAGGCCGGGCGGCGGCACGCGCGCGCGGGCGCGGTGGGTGCCGTGTCGGTGCGGCCAGGCCGGATCACCGCGATCGTCAAGGACCGCGACGGTACGGCGCACCGCAGCGACGTGCTGGTGCGGGAGTTCTCGGAGGAGGAGTGGGAGCGGCTGCTCGACCTGGCCGTGGACAGCGCGGGGCACATCGCGGCGCTCCTCGAACGCGAGATGCCGCCGCACCTGGTGGAGGACGCGGCGGTGGCCGGTCTCGATCTGCTGCCCGGGATCGGCGATCTCGATCCGGAGTGCGGGTGCGAGGCGTGGGACCACTGTCCGCACACCTCGGCGCTCTGCTACCAGGTGGCACGGCTGCTCGACGAGGACCCCTTCGTGCTGTTGCTGATGCGGGGGCGCGGCGAACGGACCCTCCTCGACCAGCTCCAGGAGCGCAGCGCGCGGCGGGCCGCGGTGCCTTCGGCACCCGGCGGACGGGCGGAGGCCGGGCCGGAGGGTCCGGGCGGTCTGCCGGGCGTGTCGGCGGCGGAGGCGTACGCCGCGCGCGACATCCTGCCGCCCCTCCCCGCTCCCGCGCCGGCCCCGTCCGCGCCGGGCGAACCGCCGTCCCTGGACACGGAGACGGAGCCGGAGCCCGGGGTCGACCCGACGGCGCTGGAGTACCTCGCGAGGGACGCGGCGGCACGCGCCCACCGGATGCTGGTCGCGGTCCTCGGGGCAGGCGGCGCACCGGCCGTTCCCGACCGGGGCGTGTCGTCGGCCGGTGGCTTCGGCGGGCCGGAGTCCGTGGAGCCGTCGCTGACGGTCGCTCAGGACGCGGCGCGGCTCGCGGCGGGCTCCCCCGAGTCCTGGATCGCGGCGCGGCTCGCCGTCGGTTCGGGCAGGACGCGGGCGGAGCTGGACGTGGCCACGCGCGCGTGGCGGTTCGGGGGCAGCGCCGCCCTCGCCGTACTGGAGGAGGAGTGGACGCCGGACGCCGAGACCCTCGCCCGCGCGGCGGCGCGGCTCGCGGAGGCCTGGGAGGACGACGAGCGGCCCGTGCTGCGACGGACGGCCGGTGCGCGCTGGACCGTGGTGGGCGCCGAGGCGCAGCTGCGCCTCGGGACGGACGGCCGCTGGTGGCCGTACCGCAAGGCCGGCGCCCGCTGGTCCCCCGCGGGCCCGGCGGACCGCGACCCGGCGTCTGCCCTGGCGGCGGCGCTGGCGACCGACACCGCGCCGGCCGGCGGGGCCGGCGGGAGCTTCGGGACCACCCGGGCCGGGGGCGCTACCGGAGGCGGGCGGTGA
- a CDS encoding bifunctional 5,10-methylenetetrahydrofolate dehydrogenase/5,10-methenyltetrahydrofolate cyclohydrolase, translating to MSTSTATLMDGTALARRTVEETAARAAEVTRRTGVTPCLATVLVGADPASVTYVKMKQNRCAKAGIRSRHVELPAATTTEELVAAITALSEDPEVHGILLQHPVGPHIDERAAFEAIAPEKDVDGVTMASFAAMGFGLPGFVSCTPGGIMRLLDAYEVELSGKRAVVVGRSAILGKPAGLLLLGRDATVTYCHSRTQELSSVIREADILVAAVGKPAFIKGEDIKPGAVVIDAGYNPGNIGDVDFASAAERASLITPVPGGVGPMTIAVLLAQTVEGAERQLGL from the coding sequence ATGTCCACCAGCACCGCCACCCTCATGGACGGCACCGCCCTCGCCCGCCGTACGGTCGAGGAGACCGCCGCCCGCGCCGCCGAGGTCACCCGCCGCACCGGCGTCACGCCGTGCCTCGCGACCGTGCTGGTCGGCGCCGACCCGGCATCCGTGACCTACGTGAAGATGAAGCAGAACCGCTGCGCGAAGGCCGGAATCCGCTCCAGGCACGTCGAACTGCCCGCCGCCACGACGACCGAGGAGCTCGTCGCCGCGATCACCGCGCTGTCGGAGGACCCCGAGGTCCACGGCATCCTGCTCCAGCACCCGGTCGGCCCGCACATCGACGAGCGCGCCGCCTTCGAGGCCATCGCCCCCGAGAAGGACGTCGACGGCGTCACCATGGCCTCGTTCGCCGCCATGGGCTTCGGGCTGCCCGGCTTCGTCTCCTGCACGCCCGGCGGCATCATGCGCCTCCTCGACGCGTACGAGGTCGAGCTGAGCGGCAAGCGGGCCGTCGTCGTCGGCCGCAGCGCGATCCTCGGCAAGCCGGCCGGTCTCCTCCTCCTCGGCCGCGACGCCACCGTCACGTACTGCCACTCCCGTACCCAGGAGCTCTCCTCCGTCATCCGCGAGGCCGACATCCTGGTGGCCGCCGTCGGCAAGCCCGCCTTCATCAAGGGCGAGGACATCAAGCCGGGCGCCGTCGTCATCGACGCCGGTTACAACCCGGGCAACATCGGCGACGTCGACTTCGCGTCCGCCGCCGAGCGCGCCTCCCTCATCACCCCGGTCCCCGGCGGTGTCGGCCCCATGACGATCGCCGTGCTGCTCGCCCAGACGGTCGAGGGCGCTGAGCGCCAGCTGGGTCTGTAG